A region of the Planctomycetia bacterium genome:
GGCGTGCCATGGAATTCTCCTCCGTAAGGAATTCGCGCGAATTGCGATGCGTTGTAGCGAGCGGGCCGTGACCGGCCAAGTTCTTGGCCAAGATAGCGAATTGAGAGCCCATTCGCCTAGGGTGCGTTACTCAGCTCGTCTTACGCGGCTCGAAGGCCAGCGGTTGTTCGGCGCGGGGGTCGACGATGTGGAGCGTGGTGCGGCCGAGCAGCAGGTCTTTGAGTACCTCGCCGACGACACCCGCGCGCCAGCCCTGCGTCAGGAGTGGCGGCTCGGCCGATTCGCCGAGATCGCCGAGATGAAATGAAACCAGGTCGCGGACGTCGTTGGCCGTCCCGACCAGGCTGGGCGCAACCTGCGCCTGGCGGCAAATGCTGCCGAGCGCCGACGAAAGCAATTGCGTGACCATCGTCTGCTGCGGGTTGGTTTCCGTGCGGACGATTTCCGGACAGTCGCTTTCCGGCAAATGGAGCGCGCGTTCGATGCAGGCGGTGAGCTTCGGCAACGCGTACTTGAGGTCGCCGCGTTCCAGCCCGCGGACGGCGCGAATTTTGTTCGGGTCGGCGAGTTCGCGCTTGGCCAACTCGACGATCAAGTCGTCTCGTAGCACGCGGCGGGCGGGGCAATCGCGGCGTTCGGCCTCTTCCTCGCGCCAACGCCAAATCTCGCGAACGATCGCCAGTCGCCGGCGGCTGAGGCCGGAACTGCCGGAAACGCGGCGCCAGCGTTCCTTCCCGCGCGAGGCTTCGATCTCGGCCAGCCAGCTCGCCGTTTCCGTGTGGAGCCAATCTAGCCGACCGAGGCTTTCTAGTTTGCCGAGAATCAGGTCGCGCAGAGCGGCGAGATGTTCTACGTCGCTGAGGGCATAGGCGACTTGCTGCGCTGTCAGGGGTCGGCGGCGCCAATCGGTGCGTGTTTCCGCTTTGTTGATCCGCTTGCCGAGGAGCCGCGATGCCAGCGTTCCATAGCCAGCCGGGAACTCGACGCCCATTAGCCCGGCGGCGAGTTGCACATCGATCAGGTTGTGCGGCGGGCGTCCGGTGGCGGCCAGCGAGAAGACGATTTCTTCACGTCCCGCGTGGACGATCGTCTGGTGCCCCGGCGCGACGACCGCGTCCCAGAACGGGCGCATGTCGTCGATCGACAGCGGGTCGATCACGGCCGTCAGGCCCGGGATGGCGACCTGCACGAGGCAAAGCTGCGTGCGGTAGCTGTGTTCGGAGACGAACTCCGTGTCGAAGGCGATATACTCGGCGGAGCGCAGCCGTTCGCAGAAGTTGGCTAGCTCGGACTGCGTGCCAATGGTGATAAACGACATGCGTGGCGGCACACTCGCGGGGAGCGCCGGACGCTCAGGCTGTCACCACTGCCGGCACGGCTTGGCCAACGCCGCGGCCAGAGCGATGCTCAAATGAAAAGCCAGGTCATCACGGCCAGAATAGGAAGCAGTACGCACAAACTATAAAGCATGTAGCCGAAAAAGCTAGGCATCGACACGCCTGCCTGTTCGGCGATGGCCTTCACCATGAAATTCGGCCCGTTGCCGATGTAGGTCATCGCGCCCATCATCACCGCGCCCAGGCTGATGGCGGCCAGAATCCGCTCGTCTATCCGTCCATCAGGAAGCTCGAACACCGGGTCGCCCTCGAGCGGCGGAATGGTTTTGCCGGCCTCCAGAAACACGACGTAGGTCGGGGCGTTGTCCAGCACGCTGGAGAGCGTGCCCGTGGCCCAAAAGAAGCGGTGCGGGGTGTTGACGCCGAGTTTGCCGCCCTGATCATGAAGAATCTGCAACGCCGGCTGCATGCAGATGAAGATGCCGATGAACAGGACGGCGACTTCGACGATCGCCCCGTAGCTGAATTGATTGGCCTTTCGCACCGGCTGCGAACCGAACGCCAGCGACGCCGCCACGAGCCCTAGTTGCACGGCCTCGCGGAGATAGACCGGCGGATGCCAATCCATGCCTGGCAGGGCCTTGCTGGGATCCAGGAACGCCACGCTGGCGACCACGCCGCCAAGCAACAGCGCGTTGGGGAACATCCCGGAGAACTTGAGTTTCCGAATGCGCGTTTCGTCCAAGCGCACATCGGCGGCGGACTCGCGCGGGTAGGCGTAGAGGCGGTCCCAGAGATAGTAGATGGCGACCAGGCAGGCGTTCACAAACAGCCATTCCTGCCAGAGCCGCGCGGTCCAGAGGAAATCCACACCGCGCAAGTAACCGAGGAACAACGGCGGATCGCCAAGCGGCGTCAGCAGACCGCCGCAATTGCAGACGGCGAAAATGAAGAACACCACGGTGTGCGCGACTTTTTTGCGCTCGCGGTTGGTTTCCAACAGTGGACGTACGAGCAACATCGCGGCGCCGGTGGTGCCGATAAAGCTGGCCAGCACCGCGCCTGCCGCGATGAAGGCGGCATTCGTCGCCGGATGTGCGGGCAAGTCGCCGGAGATGCGAATACCGCCGCAGATCGTGTAGAGGCTAAACAGCAGCACGATGAACGGGATATATTCGGCCAGGATGGCATGTTCCAGCGTCAGGCCGACTGCCGCAGTCCCTCCGCGCGCCAAGTAATAGGCCAGCGTAGCCAGCGCCAATCCGGCCGCGACGTAGAACCGGTGCAGGTTACTTTCCCACCAATGTGCGGCGGCGGAGACCAGCGGTAGCACCGCGATGCAGCCCAGCAATAACGCAAATGGCAGCACCGCGAGCACGTGCGGCGCGGCGTGCTCCTCGTGGGTGGCCTCATGCTGGGCGGGGGCGAAGTAACCGGCCGTCGCAGGCAGAAACAGGGCGACGGCATAGATCGCCACCACGGCGATCAGGGCGAAGAGAACCGGTTTTTCCGAGGGAGTGGCAGCGTGTTCGGTGTCCGTCATGCGATTCCTGGCAGGTCCCGTGAAATGGGGTGAAACGTGATGACACGAATCGCCGCCTGAACGCCGTGTTGAGGACCTAGTCTAATGGACCGCTCAATGACTTGTAAGACGGCGGGACTTTCGCGCCGCGACGCCCGAATGCTAGATTGCGGGCTATGCGTGAAGTCTGGCTGAAAAACAATCCGCGAATGTTGAAGGCCGCGGCGCTGCTGGCACTGCTGTTCTTACTCATTGGGGGCGGCGCACTGCTGCGATATTGGTCGGCCGAATCGCCCGTCGGCCGCGTGGCCGGGATCAGCCTGCTTTCGGGGGCGATCCTCGGCGGGTTATTGATAGGCGCGATGTGGCGGGTTCCGCGTCTGGCCTACGACGGCCGCAACCTCTTGGCTTACCTGCAGGGAACGTCGCCCATTCGCGTGCCGATTGGAATCGTCGAGTGCTTTCTGATGGGCCAGGGACCGGCGTTGCTGCCGGGCGAGAAACATGCGCGCACGGAAACGACGACATTAGTCATTAAGCTCTCCGATCGGGCGGAAGAGTGGTCGCACCACGCGGTCGACTATCGCCTGGCCGCCTGGTGCGATAGCTACATCACCATCCGCGGCACCTGGACGGAACCGCTGAACCTCGCGGTCGTGCGGCGGTTGAACGAGCGTCTGCTGGAAGCACAACGAAAACTCCCTCAGCAGACGGCGTCATGACGCGATTGCTGGTCAGCGTGCGCAGCGCCGCTGAGGCTCAGATCGCGCTCGATTGCGGCGTCGATCTGATTGACGTGAAGGAGCCCAACCGCGGCGCGCTCGGGGCCGCCGATCCGGCGGTTTGGCGCGACGTCCTGGGCGTTGTTGCAGGACGCGTGCCGGTTAGTTGTGCGTTAGGGGAGTTGGAAGCAAGCACTTCGGCGAACGCCGCAGCAATCCCCATCGGCGTCCGTTACGCAAAAGTCGGCCTGGCCGGCGCGGCCGATCAGCCGGATTGGGAAAGCGCCTGGCGGGACCGCGTGGATCATCGCCCCGCGGGCTGTGATGTCGTGGCTGTGGTGTACGCCGACGCGACGACGGCGAGAGCGCCTGCGCCAGGCCGCATCCTGGCGGCGGCGATCGAGCATTCCTGCGCGGCGATCCTTGTCGACACGTATGACAAGTCCGCTGGGGACGTCTTCACGCATTGGCCTGCAGCGGAGTTGGCCGCGTTCCTATCCCGAGCCAGCGCGTCGGGGTTGCTTACGGTGGTCGGTGGCGGGTTGACGTGGAATTCATTGGGAACCGCTTTGGAACTTTCAGCCGACTACCTGGCAGTGCGCGGGTTGGCCTGCGGGGCCGGGCGCACCAGTGGCCTCGATGCGGCTTCCTGTCGGCGGTTAGCGGCGCGAGTGCGCGAGATTCGAGAATTTTCGGAACGCCGCTGAATCCGAAATCCAACGGCGTCCGTACTTTTCTTTTGACATGGTCTCGCGCCACTACAACAATGGCGCTCGGGCCAGCCGCTGATTCAAGGTTTACCAGCAAGGTGCAGTGATGCCCTCAAATTGCATGCGGCGATTGATCGTTTGTGCGGCGTTTGCATCGGCGATCAGTGCTTTCGCAACGGACATCCAGGCGGCATTTCACCGTTGGGCCTTCACCGAGGCCTTCTCCAACGAAGACGGTAGCGTTCAGTTCATCGAGATGCGTACACCGTTCAATGGCGAAGATCTCATGGCCGGGCATGCGTTGGACTCGAACGGTCCTCCGTTCGCGGTGACCACCGACTTGCCGAGTAATTTAACCGCCAATAAGAGTTTCATTTTCGGCACGGCGGCTTACGCGGCCTTGCCGGGCGCAGTGACTCCCGACTACCTCATTCCGGCCAATTTTTTCAATCCAGCCGGGGATTTCCTGAATTGGGCGAACAACTCTGCGACGATGACCATTGCCGCCGGCCAACTTCCCTTGGACGGTGTACTTTCGCTGCTGAAAAACGGCACGACAGCGGTCAATTCGCCGACGAATTTCGCCGGCGCGATTGGCCACATCGACCTGCGTGCCCCGGTCCCCGGCGACACCAACAATGATCGCCTGGTCAATGTCACCGACCTGAACAACGTCCGGAATAATTTCGGCTCCTTCGGTCCCGACGTCCTCGGCGACACCAACAACGACGACGAGGTAACGATCGCGGACCTGAACGCGGTCCGAAACAACTTCGGCGAAGGGGGCGGGAGTCCTGTACCAGAACCGGCGGGAGTGGCGCTCGCCGCGTTAAGCATCGTCGCATCACTCATGTGGATGCGAGGCCGTCGTGCAGGACGCTCGCGACACTAGCAGGCTGCTGAAAAACTCCGATGAATCGGCTATTTTATTGTGATCGACTGGCGGGGTGGATTGCAGGAGGCGACGATGCGTGGGGATTTTGACGACCCGCTGCCGCTGTTTCACGTTTTTGAGGTCGAAGACCGTCGTGTTCGGTCCGATCATCCGCTGCGCGACATCAAACGCCGCGCGGATCGCATTCTGGAATCGCTGAACGCGTAGTGTGAGGCCGGCTACTGCACGACCGGTCGGCCGAGCGTGCGATGGAACTCTCACCGCGCAATTGCTCCTCGCCCCTGATCTCCGACAGACGCTGCAAAAGTCGAGATCTCTCCGCCGCCAAAATGACTGCGCGGCATCCAGGCCTTCGACCTCCAAACTAAAAGTCGACCCCTCAACCACTCACGCGCCGCAGCCGATCACAAAATCCGCCAATCCTCCTCTTGACCAATCCTGCCCCCTCAAAACAACTGCAAAAACTGGCGTGGTCCCCGCCCAGCGTGATTCCCGGCATTCGTCTGGGTGTTTCCCACTCGCTGACGCAACGGGCTAATGTCGGGCGTTTTTCGTTCCGCATGCGCCGGCCACCGCGCAGCCGGTCGAGCAACTGGTGCAGCCGCCTCCCGTGGCGGCCTCCGTCCCGCAGCCGGGGCCGCAACCATTTACGAGGGCGTCCGTGAAGTTGCGCAACTGCGCCTGTGATTCATACGCTTCGGCCAGCGCCTCCAACCGCTCGGCCAACTCCGGCGGCTGTTCGCCCAGGAAATAGAATGCCAGCGTTTGCCCGTCGAAGAGATGTTCGACGTCCATCAGCGTGGCGCCTGAGCCCGCCGCGCGCATTTCGTCGACGCACGCGTTGAAGGCGGCCGTCCGATTTTTCTCCAGCCGGGCGGCCAGCAGTTGGTCCTCGACGGTCATCCCGCGGAGCAGCTTGCCGTCGGAATCGCCCGGCTCGTCCGCCTGAGGCGGCGCCAGGACTTCGCCAATCTCCAGCCCACGTGCCGTGCGCGTGACCACGCGCGTTCCGCGCGGATACCGAGTCCCGTCCGAGGCGACAAATCGCCCGACGTGCCCCAGGACTCCGATTCGCACGTAATGAAAGCTGGGCATGTTTAGGTGTCTATCTAGGGCGAGGTTCCCCTACCCTAAGTTAAACGCTATCCGCTTATCCTACGTCAACTCCCCCTCGCTGGCGCGTCGGGCTGGTGGGCATCTGCTGCGGGCCGAAGCTGGCCCGTCTTGCCGAAACTCTTACCGCGTGGATACTTGGGGAGTGCAATGCGGTCACGTTTTTCCGGAGTTTCCCGTCGATGTTGAGCCTCTTGCCCGCCCAGCGATCGGAATGGAATCGCCTGGCCGACCAGGTCCTGGAAGGCCATCGGCTCACGTTTGAAGAGGCCTTGAGCATTTTGCGGGCGCCGGACGAAGAGTTGCTCAGTATTCTCGCGGCCGCCTACCAAATTCGGCAGCGACACTTCGGC
Encoded here:
- a CDS encoding sodium:proton antiporter — protein: MTDTEHAATPSEKPVLFALIAVVAIYAVALFLPATAGYFAPAQHEATHEEHAAPHVLAVLPFALLLGCIAVLPLVSAAAHWWESNLHRFYVAAGLALATLAYYLARGGTAAVGLTLEHAILAEYIPFIVLLFSLYTICGGIRISGDLPAHPATNAAFIAAGAVLASFIGTTGAAMLLVRPLLETNRERKKVAHTVVFFIFAVCNCGGLLTPLGDPPLFLGYLRGVDFLWTARLWQEWLFVNACLVAIYYLWDRLYAYPRESAADVRLDETRIRKLKFSGMFPNALLLGGVVASVAFLDPSKALPGMDWHPPVYLREAVQLGLVAASLAFGSQPVRKANQFSYGAIVEVAVLFIGIFICMQPALQILHDQGGKLGVNTPHRFFWATGTLSSVLDNAPTYVVFLEAGKTIPPLEGDPVFELPDGRIDERILAAISLGAVMMGAMTYIGNGPNFMVKAIAEQAGVSMPSFFGYMLYSLCVLLPILAVMTWLFI
- a CDS encoding (5-formylfuran-3-yl)methyl phosphate synthase, with translation MTRLLVSVRSAAEAQIALDCGVDLIDVKEPNRGALGAADPAVWRDVLGVVAGRVPVSCALGELEASTSANAAAIPIGVRYAKVGLAGAADQPDWESAWRDRVDHRPAGCDVVAVVYADATTARAPAPGRILAAAIEHSCAAILVDTYDKSAGDVFTHWPAAELAAFLSRASASGLLTVVGGGLTWNSLGTALELSADYLAVRGLACGAGRTSGLDAASCRRLAARVREIREFSERR
- a CDS encoding HRDC domain-containing protein; this encodes MSFITIGTQSELANFCERLRSAEYIAFDTEFVSEHSYRTQLCLVQVAIPGLTAVIDPLSIDDMRPFWDAVVAPGHQTIVHAGREEIVFSLAATGRPPHNLIDVQLAAGLMGVEFPAGYGTLASRLLGKRINKAETRTDWRRRPLTAQQVAYALSDVEHLAALRDLILGKLESLGRLDWLHTETASWLAEIEASRGKERWRRVSGSSGLSRRRLAIVREIWRWREEEAERRDCPARRVLRDDLIVELAKRELADPNKIRAVRGLERGDLKYALPKLTACIERALHLPESDCPEIVRTETNPQQTMVTQLLSSALGSICRQAQVAPSLVGTANDVRDLVSFHLGDLGESAEPPLLTQGWRAGVVGEVLKDLLLGRTTLHIVDPRAEQPLAFEPRKTS